A region from the Sandaracinus amylolyticus genome encodes:
- a CDS encoding alpha-amylase family glycosyl hydrolase, with product MIRRSAVALLALCAAACDPDPAPPVATHVDDWRDRVIYQILVDRFENGDPSNDDADGIAPVPGDLSRVQGGDWRGVEDRLDYVARLGMSAIWISPIVANVPRIESEDGYHGYWASDFTAHNPRFGTLEELQSLVAAAHARDIVVIVDIVTNHAGRVFAYDLDRDGALDPDEDLPPYRREGYDAPILWHDGPLRVFAADGAIVELGREHFHRRGIGNLGDYEERRYGDFPTGLRDLDTARDDVVEAMIETYAHWILTTDVDGFRIDAVPHVELPFWQAFCDGLRRRLAAHGKERFFLLGEIYEGDPREIARHTAEGALDAGFDFPAKMTLIDGVILGGAPPSTARAALETNRALFRDVPQPLGIGLSPWQARVTIADNHDLPRVRAEVPDAFAVDQALVAMFVLDSIPGIYYGTEQEFTGRSHHEAREVMWESEFREDLPSFALIQRLATLRRNSIALRRGTLVLRHASDVGGIELESPTPDAGMLAWERTHDDERVLVGLNTHPLQTSRARVATSFSPGTVLEDRLGGALTFEVAPDGTIELAIPPRESVVLFPIP from the coding sequence AAAACGGCGATCCGAGCAACGACGACGCCGACGGCATCGCGCCGGTGCCCGGCGATCTCTCGCGCGTGCAGGGCGGCGACTGGCGCGGCGTCGAGGACCGCCTCGACTACGTCGCGCGACTCGGCATGAGCGCGATCTGGATCTCGCCGATCGTCGCGAACGTGCCGCGCATCGAGAGCGAGGACGGATACCACGGCTACTGGGCGAGCGACTTCACCGCGCACAACCCGCGCTTCGGCACGCTCGAGGAGCTCCAGTCGCTCGTCGCCGCCGCGCACGCGCGCGACATCGTCGTGATCGTCGACATCGTCACGAACCACGCGGGCCGCGTCTTCGCGTACGACCTCGACCGCGACGGAGCGCTCGATCCCGACGAGGACCTGCCGCCGTATCGACGCGAGGGATACGACGCCCCGATCCTCTGGCACGACGGGCCGCTGCGCGTCTTCGCCGCGGACGGCGCGATCGTCGAGCTCGGCCGCGAGCACTTCCACCGCCGCGGCATCGGCAACCTCGGCGACTACGAAGAGCGCCGCTACGGCGACTTCCCCACCGGCCTGCGCGACCTCGACACCGCGCGTGACGACGTCGTCGAGGCGATGATCGAGACGTACGCGCACTGGATCCTCACGACCGACGTCGACGGCTTCCGCATCGACGCGGTCCCGCACGTCGAGCTCCCGTTCTGGCAGGCGTTCTGCGACGGACTGCGGCGTCGCCTCGCCGCGCACGGAAAAGAGCGGTTCTTCCTGCTCGGCGAGATCTACGAGGGCGACCCGCGCGAGATCGCGCGTCACACCGCGGAAGGCGCGCTCGACGCGGGCTTCGACTTCCCCGCGAAGATGACGCTGATCGACGGAGTGATCCTCGGCGGCGCGCCGCCCTCCACTGCGCGCGCCGCGCTCGAGACGAACCGCGCGCTGTTCCGCGACGTGCCGCAGCCGCTCGGCATCGGTCTCTCGCCGTGGCAGGCGCGCGTCACGATCGCCGACAACCACGACCTACCGCGCGTCCGCGCCGAGGTCCCCGACGCGTTCGCCGTGGACCAAGCGCTCGTCGCGATGTTCGTGCTCGATTCGATCCCCGGCATCTACTACGGCACCGAGCAGGAATTCACCGGACGCTCGCACCACGAGGCGCGCGAGGTGATGTGGGAGTCGGAGTTCCGCGAGGATCTCCCGAGCTTCGCGCTGATCCAGCGCCTCGCCACGCTGCGCCGGAACTCGATCGCGCTGCGTCGCGGCACGCTCGTCCTGCGCCACGCGAGCGACGTCGGCGGCATCGAGCTCGAGTCGCCCACGCCCGACGCGGGCATGCTCGCGTGGGAGCGCACGCACGACGACGAGCGCGTGCTCGTCGGGCTCAACACCCATCCGCTGCAGACGTCGCGCGCCCGCGTCGCGACGAGCTTTTCGCCCGGCACGGTGCTCGAAGATCGCCTCGGCGGTGCGCTCACGTTCGAGGTCGCGCCCGACGGAACGATCGAGCTCGCGATCCCGCCCCGCGAGTCGGTGGTGCTGTTCCCGATTCCGTGA
- a CDS encoding serine/threonine-protein kinase yields MTRGGMTSPGASSNRASGTLSGEETRAYTLQAIPPQPFGKYTLIGKLGHGGMAEVLLAVMAGKGGFRKLVVLKRLHQQLEAEPGFIDMFLDEARLAAQLDHPHCVQTLEVGEASGHHFLAMEYLDGQGLERLLRSSAQMGTMLPVPLAARMIADALDGLGYAHDLTSYEGRALGVVHRDVSPQNIYVTYNGVVKLLDFGIAKAESNVVETRTGVVKGKYAYIAPEQALTNNVDQRADLWSMGVVLWEALTSRRLFKSVNELATLQETLQGEIRLPSIHNPAVPPELDAIVMRALQRDVSARYQSAKEFRTDLERWLASQPNAPTRATIAQLMQTRFEEVQKAHKEKLAACLASLEVGASSIQRLVDPSSPGTAMPDAGISGQFAHMTPSTASRVVSTGSSVTPTPSPYGASGQYTPSGQYTPSGQYTPSGQYTPSGQYTPSAPSQHGTFAQPGAVTHPGTAEPREQKRRALGWQLVVVAAVALLAVAVAIVIPRGADEAAPTASTGAVAVPPVATPTQPTPPAPDPIVPVTADPIAVAPDAPPADPPPADPEVAADEPTRAATGSRGGSRRPRGGRGTETATTTTTSTGTTGATPTTTPTPAATGEDGFLSLVTSPWTTVSLNGRDLGTTPLVRVRLPAGRHVLRLVNDEAGITETYEVDIRAGETTTRRLGLR; encoded by the coding sequence GTGACTCGGGGAGGAATGACGAGCCCTGGAGCCAGTTCGAACCGCGCCTCGGGCACCCTCAGTGGGGAAGAGACGCGAGCCTACACGCTGCAGGCGATCCCTCCTCAGCCGTTCGGCAAGTACACGCTGATCGGCAAGCTCGGGCACGGCGGCATGGCGGAGGTCCTTCTCGCCGTCATGGCGGGCAAGGGCGGCTTCCGGAAGCTCGTGGTGCTCAAGCGGCTGCACCAGCAGCTCGAGGCCGAGCCCGGCTTCATCGACATGTTCCTCGACGAGGCGCGCCTCGCGGCGCAGCTCGATCACCCGCACTGCGTGCAGACGCTCGAGGTGGGCGAGGCCTCCGGCCATCACTTCCTCGCGATGGAGTACCTCGACGGCCAGGGCCTCGAGCGCCTCCTCCGATCGAGCGCGCAGATGGGCACGATGCTGCCGGTGCCGCTCGCGGCGCGCATGATCGCCGACGCGCTCGACGGGCTCGGCTACGCGCACGACCTCACGAGCTACGAAGGCCGCGCGCTCGGCGTCGTGCACCGCGACGTCAGCCCGCAGAACATCTACGTCACGTACAACGGCGTGGTGAAGCTGCTCGACTTCGGCATCGCGAAGGCCGAGTCGAACGTCGTCGAGACGCGCACCGGCGTGGTGAAGGGCAAGTACGCGTACATCGCGCCCGAGCAGGCCCTCACGAACAACGTCGATCAGCGCGCGGACCTCTGGAGCATGGGTGTCGTGCTCTGGGAGGCGCTGACGTCGCGACGTCTCTTCAAGAGCGTCAACGAGCTCGCGACGCTGCAGGAGACGCTGCAGGGCGAGATCCGACTGCCCAGCATCCACAATCCGGCGGTGCCGCCGGAGCTCGACGCGATCGTGATGCGCGCGCTGCAGCGCGACGTGTCGGCGCGCTACCAGAGCGCGAAGGAGTTCCGCACCGACCTCGAGCGCTGGCTCGCGTCGCAGCCGAACGCGCCGACGCGCGCGACGATCGCGCAGCTGATGCAGACGCGCTTCGAGGAAGTGCAGAAGGCGCACAAGGAGAAGCTCGCGGCGTGCCTCGCGTCGCTCGAGGTCGGGGCGAGCTCGATCCAGCGCCTCGTCGATCCGAGCTCGCCGGGGACGGCGATGCCCGACGCCGGAATCTCGGGTCAGTTCGCGCACATGACGCCCTCGACGGCGTCGCGCGTGGTGTCGACCGGATCGAGCGTGACGCCGACGCCGTCGCCCTACGGCGCGTCGGGTCAGTACACGCCGTCGGGTCAGTACACGCCGTCGGGTCAGTACACGCCGTCGGGTCAGTACACGCCGTCGGGTCAGTACACGCCGTCGGCGCCTTCGCAGCACGGCACGTTCGCGCAGCCCGGCGCGGTCACGCACCCGGGGACGGCGGAGCCGCGCGAGCAGAAGCGCCGCGCGCTCGGATGGCAGCTCGTGGTCGTCGCCGCGGTGGCGTTGCTCGCGGTCGCGGTGGCCATCGTGATCCCGCGCGGAGCCGACGAGGCCGCGCCCACCGCGTCGACCGGTGCGGTCGCGGTGCCGCCGGTCGCGACGCCGACACAGCCGACCCCGCCGGCGCCCGATCCGATCGTGCCCGTCACGGCCGACCCGATCGCGGTCGCTCCCGACGCGCCGCCCGCCGACCCGCCGCCGGCGGATCCGGAGGTCGCCGCCGACGAGCCCACGCGCGCCGCGACCGGCAGCCGCGGTGGATCGCGTCGCCCCCGCGGCGGGCGCGGCACCGAGACCGCGACGACCACGACGACGAGCACCGGCACGACCGGCGCGACCCCGACGACGACCCCGACGCCCGCGGCGACCGGCGAGGACGGTTTTCTGTCGCTCGTGACCTCGCCGTGGACGACGGTGTCGCTCAACGGTCGCGACCTCGGGACCACGCCGCTGGTGCGCGTGCGACTCCCGGCGGGACGTCACGTGCTGCGCCTCGTGAACGACGAAGCCGGGATCACCGAGACCTACGAGGTCGACATCCGGGCGGGTGAGACCACGACGCGGAGGTTGGGCCTGCGATGA
- a CDS encoding ABC transporter substrate-binding protein: protein MNARSLVVFATLLLALLGCAPERTLPTDDTATVRIGMIAPLSGELGADGPDWRDSARLAVREVNSAGGVLPGRRVELIIADGESRSDIGVAVAQDMIDDGVVAIIGDSASSATIAVYEVTRPAGVLLASGLSTSPLLTEINGALEPAQRFFLRTVPPDDRQAPALAEAMYSQGCRNVSVLFADNDYGRPFYERTSMRFTALGGMVTPAAGVPYTEELSSYRDEVMAIASAQPPPDCVALIGYPASAGIIMRDWDSLSTKPEVTWFGTDGVRQPGFATEVGNTALIDDFYGTAPVTDPETPAYNRFHDQFFATFGNDPVAFSSTVYDAAALVLLAIAKAGTADDPNAIRDAVFQLNDASGVVVQAGRLAEGLRLIREGRPINYEGAAGPSDIDAFGDAELAYELWRFEADGETFERVRILE from the coding sequence ATGAACGCGAGATCGCTGGTGGTGTTCGCCACGCTCTTGCTCGCGCTCCTCGGATGCGCCCCCGAACGAACGCTTCCGACCGACGACACCGCGACGGTGCGCATCGGCATGATCGCCCCGCTCTCGGGCGAGCTCGGCGCCGACGGGCCCGACTGGCGCGACTCCGCGCGCCTCGCGGTGCGCGAAGTGAACTCCGCGGGCGGCGTGCTCCCGGGACGACGCGTCGAGCTGATCATCGCGGACGGCGAGAGCCGCTCCGACATCGGGGTCGCGGTCGCGCAGGACATGATCGACGACGGCGTGGTCGCGATCATCGGCGACTCCGCGTCGAGCGCGACGATCGCGGTCTACGAGGTGACGCGTCCCGCGGGCGTGCTCCTCGCGAGCGGCCTCTCGACGTCTCCTCTGCTCACCGAGATCAACGGCGCGCTCGAGCCCGCGCAGCGCTTCTTCCTGCGCACCGTGCCGCCCGACGATCGCCAGGCCCCGGCGCTCGCCGAGGCGATGTACTCCCAGGGCTGCCGCAACGTGAGCGTGCTCTTCGCGGACAACGACTACGGTCGCCCGTTCTACGAGCGGACGTCGATGCGCTTCACCGCGCTCGGCGGCATGGTCACGCCCGCGGCCGGCGTCCCGTACACGGAGGAGCTCAGCTCGTACCGCGACGAGGTGATGGCGATCGCGTCGGCGCAGCCGCCGCCCGACTGCGTCGCGCTGATCGGCTATCCCGCGTCGGCCGGCATCATCATGCGTGACTGGGACTCGCTCTCGACGAAGCCCGAGGTCACGTGGTTCGGCACCGACGGCGTGCGCCAGCCGGGCTTCGCGACCGAGGTCGGCAACACCGCGCTGATCGACGACTTCTACGGCACGGCGCCGGTCACCGACCCCGAGACGCCGGCGTACAACCGGTTCCACGATCAGTTCTTCGCGACGTTCGGCAACGATCCCGTCGCGTTCTCCTCGACCGTCTACGACGCGGCCGCGCTCGTGCTGCTCGCGATCGCGAAGGCGGGCACCGCCGACGATCCGAACGCGATCCGCGACGCGGTGTTCCAGCTCAACGATGCCTCGGGCGTGGTCGTGCAGGCGGGACGCCTCGCGGAGGGCCTGCGCCTGATCCGCGAGGGGCGCCCGATCAACTACGAAGGCGCGGCCGGGCCCTCCGACATCGATGCGTTCGGAGACGCCGAGCTCGCGTACGAGCTGTGGCGCTTCGAGGCGGACGGGGAGACCTTCGAGCGCGTGCGGATCCTCGAATGA
- a CDS encoding ArnT family glycosyltransferase, which translates to MSERDEEAGSSSTGDGPKGRKSSQKTGAEPAKPASSGGASHRVRGGAIFGVGIIATFALMAFHEQVSHGALVGMITTLVATLGLLDLLGLFAPRSEPGAIAWRDTALWARAGEPIFLAPVITVPLAIAIAVLGAMVGGVDALPIVIVAALVPLALSALRRPAMLVFVLGAAIVLPFLGAYGLWDPWETHYGEVAREILARDDWISLWWAQEDWFWSKPIFIFWIEALSMSALGVDFQPDANPAHPEWALRLPHFLLTMGALLAIYAVVARGFGRRAGVVAAFVLATMPYFFFLAHQAITDMPFVSTMTMAMGMLGLAIATPADREVTRYRLGSLEVSGQHALIGALAMTCIPQIMLLITRNVTLVTGGFAWHRDRFMFGSAGNAGNPGNAEAREVAPAFDGILAQPFVQGLLWLAGFAAVVWLLRNERRARSLLMVAFYFFCALSFMAKGIPGFALPGMVALFWLIATRRWDLLLEGQLRVAAGILVVATVGLPWYVAMYIRHGQGFTDRLLVHDHINRLTSGVHGDTGSAEYFLEQLGYGLFPWVALAPLAIAGWVVIAGRTRESERAPATVSASTQRVADELEMPLQPPAPTTAPKVATGLLVDAQLQRELLAFIGLWGTGAFVLFSGMTTKFHHYIFPAVPAAGALVGIAVDALFGPRSDLERFDAKKIAGTVLAAVASLPIVIGVAGMWGDVRGVVPEDVPANRMRDWVLRHPWFGEHTIPLVLLGVALAAAAWWLLRDEPRDRIAEDGETPRWAPSAATAGLFAAPAILAMVGRDLSWVTSARPHGYERLIHLFVYNYQRAWPEHFDYRPILTGFAITAGVVIGVAALPIVRQVALRAFLGVAFFFAVWCLDVYLIDLSPHWGQRELVRAYYEQRRSADEPLIAWQMNWKGENFYTGNAVYAFVDLDNRRLNEWVRAHPGQRVYFVLEHQRLANLRSVLRGATIEEVTDERLDNKFVLVSADLPGAAGPVRDRARD; encoded by the coding sequence ATGAGCGAGCGCGACGAGGAAGCGGGCAGCAGCTCGACGGGCGATGGCCCGAAGGGCCGCAAGTCGAGCCAGAAGACCGGCGCCGAGCCCGCGAAGCCCGCGTCGAGCGGCGGCGCGTCGCATCGCGTGCGCGGCGGCGCGATCTTCGGCGTGGGCATCATCGCGACGTTCGCGCTGATGGCGTTCCACGAGCAGGTGTCGCACGGCGCGCTCGTCGGGATGATCACGACGCTCGTCGCGACGCTCGGGCTGCTCGATCTGCTCGGGCTCTTCGCCCCTCGCAGCGAGCCAGGCGCGATCGCGTGGCGCGACACCGCGCTCTGGGCGCGCGCGGGCGAGCCGATCTTCCTCGCGCCGGTGATCACGGTGCCGCTCGCGATCGCCATCGCGGTGCTCGGCGCGATGGTCGGCGGCGTCGACGCGCTCCCGATCGTGATCGTCGCCGCGCTGGTGCCGCTCGCGCTCTCGGCGCTGCGTCGCCCGGCGATGCTCGTCTTCGTGCTCGGCGCCGCGATCGTGCTGCCGTTCCTCGGCGCGTACGGGCTCTGGGATCCCTGGGAGACGCACTACGGCGAGGTCGCCCGCGAGATCCTCGCGCGCGACGACTGGATCAGCCTGTGGTGGGCCCAGGAGGACTGGTTCTGGTCGAAGCCGATCTTCATCTTCTGGATCGAGGCGCTCTCGATGAGCGCGCTCGGGGTCGACTTCCAGCCCGACGCGAACCCCGCGCACCCCGAGTGGGCGCTGCGCCTCCCGCACTTCCTGCTGACGATGGGCGCGCTGCTCGCGATCTACGCGGTCGTGGCGCGCGGGTTCGGTCGTCGCGCCGGTGTCGTCGCCGCGTTCGTGCTCGCGACGATGCCGTACTTCTTCTTCCTCGCGCACCAGGCGATCACCGACATGCCCTTCGTCAGCACGATGACGATGGCGATGGGCATGCTGGGCCTCGCGATCGCGACGCCCGCCGATCGCGAGGTCACGCGCTATCGCCTCGGATCGCTCGAGGTCTCGGGACAGCACGCGCTGATCGGCGCGCTCGCGATGACGTGCATCCCGCAGATCATGCTGCTGATCACGCGCAACGTGACGCTCGTGACGGGCGGCTTCGCGTGGCACCGCGATCGCTTCATGTTCGGCTCCGCGGGCAACGCGGGGAACCCCGGCAACGCCGAGGCGCGCGAGGTCGCGCCCGCGTTCGACGGCATCCTCGCGCAGCCGTTCGTGCAGGGCCTGCTGTGGCTCGCGGGCTTCGCCGCGGTCGTGTGGCTCCTGCGGAACGAGCGCCGCGCGCGCTCGCTCCTGATGGTCGCGTTCTACTTCTTCTGCGCGCTCTCGTTCATGGCGAAGGGCATCCCCGGCTTCGCGCTGCCGGGCATGGTCGCGCTCTTCTGGCTCATCGCGACGCGGCGCTGGGATCTGCTGCTCGAAGGGCAGCTGCGCGTCGCGGCCGGCATCCTCGTGGTCGCGACGGTGGGCCTTCCCTGGTACGTCGCGATGTACATCCGGCACGGGCAGGGCTTCACCGATCGCCTGCTGGTGCACGATCACATCAACCGCCTCACGTCGGGCGTGCACGGCGACACCGGGAGCGCGGAGTACTTCCTCGAGCAGCTCGGCTACGGCTTGTTCCCGTGGGTCGCGCTCGCGCCGCTCGCGATCGCTGGATGGGTCGTGATCGCGGGTCGCACGCGCGAGAGCGAGCGAGCCCCCGCGACGGTGTCGGCGTCGACGCAGCGGGTCGCGGACGAGCTCGAGATGCCGCTGCAGCCGCCGGCTCCGACGACCGCACCGAAGGTCGCGACGGGTCTCCTCGTCGACGCGCAGCTGCAGCGCGAGCTGCTCGCGTTCATCGGGCTCTGGGGCACGGGCGCGTTCGTGCTCTTCAGCGGGATGACCACGAAGTTCCACCACTACATCTTCCCGGCGGTACCCGCGGCGGGCGCGCTCGTCGGCATCGCGGTGGACGCGCTCTTCGGGCCGCGCAGCGATCTCGAGCGCTTCGACGCGAAGAAGATCGCGGGCACGGTGCTCGCGGCGGTCGCATCGCTGCCGATCGTGATCGGTGTCGCCGGGATGTGGGGCGACGTTCGCGGCGTGGTGCCCGAGGACGTGCCCGCGAACCGGATGCGCGACTGGGTGCTGCGTCATCCGTGGTTCGGCGAGCACACGATCCCGCTCGTGCTGCTCGGTGTCGCGCTCGCGGCGGCGGCGTGGTGGCTGCTGCGTGACGAGCCCCGTGATCGGATCGCGGAGGACGGCGAGACGCCGCGCTGGGCGCCCTCTGCGGCGACCGCCGGGCTCTTCGCGGCGCCGGCGATCCTCGCGATGGTGGGTCGCGATCTGTCGTGGGTCACGTCTGCGCGCCCGCACGGCTACGAGCGGCTCATCCACCTGTTCGTCTACAACTACCAGCGCGCGTGGCCGGAGCACTTCGACTACCGGCCGATCCTCACCGGCTTCGCGATCACCGCGGGCGTGGTGATCGGCGTCGCGGCGCTGCCGATCGTGCGTCAGGTCGCGCTGCGCGCGTTCCTCGGGGTCGCGTTCTTCTTCGCGGTGTGGTGCCTCGACGTGTACCTGATCGACCTCTCGCCGCACTGGGGCCAGCGCGAGCTCGTTCGTGCGTACTACGAGCAGCGACGCAGCGCCGACGAGCCGCTGATCGCGTGGCAGATGAACTGGAAGGGCGAGAACTTCTACACCGGCAACGCGGTGTACGCGTTCGTCGACCTCGACAACCGCCGGCTGAACGAGTGGGTGCGCGCGCATCCCGGACAGCGCGTGTACTTCGTCCTCGAGCACCAGCGGCTCGCGAACCTGCGCAGCGTGCTGCGCGGCGCGACGATCGAGGAAGTCACCGACGAGCGGCTGGACAACAAGTTCGTGCTGGTGAGCGCGGACCTGCCGGGCGCGGCGGGCCCGGTGCGCGATCGAGCGCGCGACTGA
- a CDS encoding DUF4419 domain-containing protein, with amino-acid sequence MSITFSVSRVEPAGSRLPSFDARGAIELLLRAPVEAWWTPSWPVVRMLERRTVYADGQRRDEHVALHPFVAAAHAAFDEHRPLELSPDAVWLCIAQGFATHVQTHARELRAELVAREGRETIIVRRDDFVLGSPRNPWPDVFAAMSAQVAARTGELHALVVSDFSTTDPVSRAASEITLLAAMQPFFGYQVHTRCGIPAITLTGTPDDWRAIERRAAALSRFDLSWWTDALAPVLAHFTRASQGDVDVAFWQSFYKLSDGSGGPRITGWVNVLLPYLVGRDGRPERNAALRAWRDGHGPTTERLPSGICCVPFLWKYMGSEYRMEFVGGHAAVGQHPHTGCVRPELGWAVRRAP; translated from the coding sequence ATGTCGATCACATTCTCGGTCAGCCGCGTCGAGCCCGCGGGCTCGCGTTTGCCGAGCTTCGATGCGCGCGGCGCGATCGAGCTGCTCCTCCGCGCACCGGTCGAGGCTTGGTGGACCCCTTCGTGGCCCGTCGTGCGCATGCTCGAGCGGCGTACGGTCTACGCCGACGGCCAGCGGCGCGACGAGCACGTCGCGCTCCATCCGTTCGTCGCGGCGGCGCACGCTGCGTTCGACGAGCATCGGCCGCTCGAGCTCTCGCCCGATGCCGTGTGGCTCTGCATCGCGCAGGGCTTCGCGACGCACGTGCAGACCCACGCGCGCGAGCTCCGCGCCGAGCTGGTCGCCCGCGAAGGGCGCGAGACGATCATCGTGCGGCGCGACGACTTCGTGCTCGGCTCGCCGCGGAACCCCTGGCCCGACGTGTTCGCCGCGATGTCGGCGCAGGTCGCGGCGCGCACCGGCGAGCTCCACGCCCTCGTGGTGAGCGACTTCTCCACCACGGATCCCGTGTCGCGCGCGGCGAGCGAGATCACGCTCCTCGCCGCGATGCAGCCGTTCTTCGGCTATCAGGTGCACACGCGGTGCGGCATCCCCGCGATCACGCTGACCGGTACGCCCGACGACTGGCGCGCGATCGAGCGTCGCGCGGCCGCGCTCTCACGCTTCGATCTGTCGTGGTGGACGGACGCGCTCGCGCCCGTGCTCGCGCATTTCACGCGCGCATCGCAGGGCGACGTCGACGTCGCGTTCTGGCAGTCGTTCTACAAGCTGAGCGACGGGTCGGGCGGTCCGCGCATCACCGGGTGGGTCAACGTGCTGCTCCCGTACCTCGTGGGTCGCGACGGAAGACCGGAGCGCAACGCTGCGCTTCGTGCGTGGCGTGACGGCCACGGTCCCACGACCGAGCGACTGCCGTCGGGGATCTGCTGCGTGCCGTTCCTCTGGAAGTACATGGGCAGCGAGTACCGCATGGAGTTCGTCGGTGGCCACGCCGCGGTCGGCCAGCATCCCCACACCGGCTGCGTCCGGCCCGAGCTCGGATGGGCCGTGCGTCGCGCGCCGTGA
- a CDS encoding DUF4419 domain-containing protein has product MGTTFAVSRVERAGSPLPTIDARDAIESLSRSRVEAWSRPSWAVARAFESRPELVDGAWVERHVAIHPFVAAVHAAFDQHRPLELSPDAVWLCIAQGFATHVQTNADRLRAQLVSHEGRETIVVRRDDFVLGSPDNPWPEVFTALSTQVAERTGDLHALVVSDFSTTDATSRAASEIALLAAAQPYFGYQMHSLCGIPEITLTGTTDDWRAIERRAAALSRFDLSWWTDALAPVLAQFTRASQGDVDVAFWESLYKLKNASGGPYVTGWINVLLPYVGGRDEARRGRFSKAELAGASKAERARVIAELLARDATIRNSAVESWQQGLSSPLGGGPTTDALPSGLSCVPFLWKFLATEHRMEFLGGFVGVGQDPATMRVRPELGWAVRPAPR; this is encoded by the coding sequence ATGGGCACGACGTTCGCGGTGAGCCGGGTGGAGCGCGCGGGATCGCCACTTCCGACGATCGACGCGCGCGATGCGATCGAGTCGCTCTCGCGATCGCGCGTCGAGGCGTGGTCGCGTCCATCGTGGGCGGTCGCGCGCGCGTTCGAGTCGCGACCCGAGCTCGTCGATGGCGCGTGGGTCGAGCGCCACGTCGCGATCCACCCGTTCGTCGCGGCGGTGCACGCGGCGTTCGACCAGCACCGGCCGCTCGAGCTGTCGCCGGACGCGGTGTGGCTCTGCATCGCGCAGGGCTTCGCGACGCACGTGCAGACGAACGCGGACCGACTCCGCGCGCAGCTCGTGTCGCACGAAGGGCGAGAGACGATCGTGGTGCGGCGCGACGACTTCGTGCTCGGCTCGCCCGACAACCCGTGGCCCGAGGTGTTCACCGCGCTCTCGACGCAGGTCGCGGAGCGCACGGGGGATCTCCACGCGCTCGTGGTGAGCGACTTCTCGACCACCGACGCGACGTCGCGCGCGGCGAGCGAGATCGCGCTGCTCGCGGCCGCGCAGCCGTACTTCGGCTACCAGATGCACTCGCTTTGCGGCATCCCGGAGATCACGCTCACCGGGACGACCGACGACTGGCGGGCGATCGAGCGACGCGCCGCCGCGCTCTCGCGCTTCGATCTCTCGTGGTGGACGGACGCGCTCGCGCCCGTGCTCGCGCAATTCACCCGCGCATCGCAGGGCGATGTCGACGTCGCGTTCTGGGAGTCGCTCTACAAGCTGAAGAACGCGTCGGGCGGCCCGTACGTGACCGGATGGATCAACGTGCTGCTCCCGTACGTGGGCGGGCGTGACGAGGCGCGCCGCGGGCGGTTCAGCAAGGCCGAGCTGGCGGGCGCGAGCAAGGCCGAGCGGGCGCGCGTGATCGCGGAGCTCCTCGCGCGCGACGCGACGATCCGCAATTCCGCGGTCGAGTCCTGGCAGCAGGGCCTGTCCTCGCCGCTCGGCGGAGGCCCGACCACCGACGCGTTGCCCTCCGGGCTCTCGTGCGTGCCCTTCCTCTGGAAGTTCCTCGCGACCGAGCACCGCATGGAATTCCTCGGCGGCTTCGTGGGCGTCGGGCAAGACCCCGCGACGATGCGGGTGCGACCCGAGCTCGGCTGGGCGGTGCGACCGGCGCCGCGCTGA
- a CDS encoding DnaJ family domain-containing protein yields MRWVDLIEARIREARARGVFDRLRGRGRPMQDDDLSGLPAEARMDARVAASVGGAPPEVDRMIEVEQLRGALANATSDDERSELRRALRDAEIERNVLLERTGRAILLAPERGNLPDEDDH; encoded by the coding sequence ATGCGGTGGGTCGATCTGATCGAAGCGCGCATCCGCGAGGCGAGAGCGCGCGGGGTCTTCGATCGACTGCGCGGTCGTGGTCGTCCGATGCAGGACGACGATCTCTCGGGGCTGCCCGCGGAGGCGCGGATGGACGCGCGCGTCGCGGCGAGCGTCGGCGGCGCGCCGCCGGAGGTCGATCGCATGATCGAGGTCGAGCAGCTGCGCGGCGCGCTCGCGAACGCGACGAGCGACGACGAGCGCTCGGAGCTGCGGCGTGCGCTGCGCGACGCGGAAATCGAGCGGAACGTCCTCCTGGAGCGCACCGGTCGAGCGATCCTGCTCGCGCCCGAGCGCGGAAATCTCCCCGACGAAGACGACCACTGA